A DNA window from Cloacibacillus sp. An23 contains the following coding sequences:
- a CDS encoding creatininase family protein: MDKLKRWTDMTWIDINETRGEMIALIPCGSVEQHGPHLPTGTDLYIAQGIADKLAGAGLPCPAERLVMTPPFFHTYAKESDAWPGTLNLDGATLALAVRDVAEGLFRQGIKNIVLLNGHMESYAFIMEGLQLATGDKSGVKAISVNWWDFISDGLIDKLFGDKWPGWVAEHAALTETSIMLYLRPELVRMELSEAGVIPAPLPYKIFPQKKETLPPSGMFARADGASADIGKILVDEVVNKLAPIIEENFRN, translated from the coding sequence ATGGATAAACTAAAACGTTGGACGGACATGACGTGGATCGACATAAACGAAACGCGCGGGGAAATGATAGCGCTGATACCGTGCGGGTCGGTGGAGCAGCACGGGCCGCATCTCCCGACCGGCACGGACCTCTACATCGCGCAGGGAATAGCGGACAAACTCGCCGGGGCGGGGCTCCCTTGTCCCGCGGAAAGGCTGGTCATGACGCCGCCGTTCTTCCACACCTACGCCAAGGAAAGCGACGCGTGGCCCGGCACGCTCAACTTAGACGGCGCGACGCTCGCTCTGGCCGTGCGCGACGTGGCCGAGGGCCTCTTCCGCCAGGGGATAAAGAACATCGTACTGCTCAACGGGCACATGGAAAGCTACGCCTTCATAATGGAAGGGCTTCAGCTGGCGACCGGCGACAAAAGCGGAGTGAAAGCGATCTCCGTCAACTGGTGGGATTTCATAAGCGACGGGCTGATCGACAAGCTGTTCGGAGACAAATGGCCCGGCTGGGTCGCGGAGCACGCCGCGCTTACCGAGACGTCGATAATGCTTTACCTTCGTCCGGAACTCGTCAGAATGGAGCTGTCGGAGGCGGGCGTCATCCCGGCTCCGCTCCCGTACAAAATATTCCCGCAGAAGAAAGAAACTCTGCCTCCGTCCGGCATGTTCGCGAGAGCGGATGGAGCGAGCGCCGATATAGGAAAAATCCTCGTCGATGAAGTCGTAAACAAGCTCGCTCCCATAATCGAGGAAAACTTCCGAAATTAA
- the ilvN gene encoding acetolactate synthase small subunit, which produces MKSTFSIISEDNPGVLMRIANLICRRGYNIESLSVGRTDVPGLSRFTVIIEGEEGAYEQIRKQLMKLIEVVEVRNLTKEGPFVERWLSLVKVMAPVDRRPHILQTAEIFRCRVVDLGSDAITLEVTGDRGKVEACLEALKPYGILETAGSGQVALSRTGFGN; this is translated from the coding sequence GTGAAGAGTACTTTCAGCATCATATCCGAAGATAATCCGGGTGTGCTTATGCGTATCGCGAACCTCATATGCAGGCGTGGCTACAACATAGAGAGCCTGAGCGTGGGACGCACGGACGTGCCGGGCCTCTCGCGCTTCACCGTCATCATCGAGGGCGAGGAGGGCGCTTACGAGCAGATACGCAAGCAGCTCATGAAGCTCATCGAGGTCGTCGAGGTGCGCAATCTCACAAAGGAAGGGCCCTTCGTCGAGCGCTGGCTTTCTCTGGTGAAGGTCATGGCCCCGGTGGACCGCAGGCCGCATATTTTGCAGACGGCGGAAATTTTCCGCTGCCGCGTCGTGGACCTCGGCTCCGACGCCATTACGCTCGAGGTGACTGGCGACCGCGGCAAGGTCGAGGCCTGCCTCGAGGCTCTCAAGCCCTACGGCATTCTCGAGACGGCGGGCTCCGGTCAGGTCGCGCTCTCGCGCACCGGCTTCGGCAATTAG
- a CDS encoding DMT family transporter, translating into MEFRRCGRLFSYGLAAAVTFIWSVTFVSTKYLLTYLEPGEILLYRVALAYAVFVAASPRFMKPADLRDELRLASAGLLGVTLYFLCENTALSYSTASNVVLLCGISPLLTGIAAHFFTKNEKLSRAFAAGSVLCIAGIFLIIFNGHFVLKLNPLGDFLALCAACAFAAYSIVVKGAGTSYTPVQTARKMLFYTLLSLLVLAATPVIDLHPAMLARPAVAANILFLALFASAFCTWGWNIVIWNLGAVKANNLIYVTPPLTMLFSALVLGERITPFAVAGGALILGGVYISQKIRNGGN; encoded by the coding sequence ATGGAGTTTCGGAGATGCGGGCGGCTGTTCAGTTACGGGCTGGCGGCGGCGGTTACTTTTATTTGGAGCGTCACTTTCGTATCGACGAAGTATCTGCTGACGTATCTCGAGCCGGGGGAGATACTGCTTTACCGCGTCGCGCTCGCCTACGCCGTTTTCGTCGCGGCGAGCCCGCGCTTTATGAAGCCGGCCGATCTGCGCGACGAGCTGCGGCTCGCCTCGGCGGGGCTGCTCGGCGTGACGCTCTATTTTCTGTGCGAGAACACGGCGCTTTCGTACAGTACGGCTTCAAACGTCGTTCTGCTATGCGGGATTTCTCCGCTGCTGACCGGCATTGCCGCGCACTTTTTTACGAAGAACGAGAAACTTTCGCGCGCTTTCGCGGCGGGCAGCGTGCTCTGCATCGCGGGCATCTTTCTCATTATTTTCAACGGGCATTTCGTGCTTAAGCTGAATCCGCTTGGGGATTTTCTCGCGCTCTGCGCGGCCTGCGCCTTCGCGGCTTACAGCATCGTCGTGAAGGGCGCGGGAACGTCGTACACTCCGGTGCAGACGGCGCGCAAGATGCTTTTTTACACTCTGCTTTCGCTGCTCGTTCTCGCCGCGACGCCTGTCATAGACCTGCACCCGGCGATGCTCGCGCGCCCGGCGGTCGCCGCGAATATCCTTTTCCTCGCGCTTTTCGCCTCGGCTTTCTGCACGTGGGGCTGGAACATCGTTATTTGGAATCTCGGCGCGGTGAAGGCTAACAACCTTATCTACGTGACGCCGCCTCTGACGATGCTTTTTTCCGCGCTCGTGCTCGGCGAGCGCATCACGCCGTTCGCGGTCGCCGGCGGCGCGCTGATATTGGGGGGCGTGTATATTTCGCAGAAGATAAGGAACGGCGGCAATTAA
- the ilvB gene encoding biosynthetic-type acetolactate synthase large subunit, with amino-acid sequence MAKMNGAQMMVKALEDEGVSTLFGIPGGTVIHLYDALYDSKLNHILMRHEQAAAHAADGYARAGGKPGVCIATSGPGATNLLTGIATANLDSVPLVAITGQVAQSVIGTDAFQEADMIGASLPFVKHSFQIHTPDTIQSIVHKAFYIASSGRPGPVLVDFPADVQKGFGDYKYSTQLDFMGYHPENDYNIARLDEAVSLIEHAERPVIFAGGGVVCSGASELLTEFALKYEIPVTTTLLGKGAFPESHPSGLSLGMAGMHGHPVANRALMAADVIIAIGSRFSDRTTGNRQRFAADAKIIHIDLDPAEIDKTVESDVWLIGDAGRVLGELMGAMRKKIADHGEWNKTLAEIRRKEPMPHTSIDGGIAPWQALEALCEITDHKAIITTEVGQNQMWAAQFCKVEAPRRFLSSGGLGTMGFGFPAAIGAAYACPGQTVCCVAGDGSLMMNIQELDTCARYDIPVKIVLLNNACLGNVRQWQYLFYNCRYSNTIYSRNPDFVALSESMGVPAFSVSSPDELRPSLEKLFSEPGPALLDVRIPQGAMVLPMVYPGNSIDNMVTDL; translated from the coding sequence ATGGCGAAAATGAACGGGGCTCAGATGATGGTCAAGGCGCTCGAGGACGAGGGCGTGAGCACGCTCTTCGGCATCCCCGGCGGCACTGTCATCCATCTATACGACGCTCTTTACGATTCGAAATTAAACCACATACTGATGCGCCACGAGCAGGCGGCGGCGCACGCCGCGGACGGCTACGCGCGCGCGGGCGGGAAGCCGGGCGTCTGCATCGCGACGTCCGGCCCCGGCGCCACGAATCTTCTGACAGGAATAGCGACGGCGAACCTCGACTCGGTGCCGCTCGTCGCGATAACGGGCCAGGTCGCGCAGTCCGTCATAGGGACGGACGCCTTCCAGGAGGCCGACATGATAGGCGCGAGCCTGCCCTTCGTGAAGCACAGCTTCCAGATACACACGCCGGACACAATACAGTCCATCGTCCACAAGGCTTTCTACATCGCCTCGTCGGGGCGTCCCGGGCCGGTGCTCGTAGACTTTCCCGCCGACGTGCAGAAGGGCTTCGGAGACTACAAATATTCCACCCAGCTCGACTTTATGGGCTATCATCCGGAAAACGACTACAACATCGCGCGGCTCGACGAAGCCGTATCGCTGATAGAACACGCCGAGCGCCCAGTGATATTCGCGGGCGGCGGCGTCGTATGCTCCGGCGCCTCCGAGCTGCTTACGGAGTTCGCGCTTAAATACGAAATCCCCGTGACGACGACGCTTCTCGGCAAGGGCGCTTTCCCCGAGTCGCACCCGAGCGGCCTCTCGCTCGGAATGGCCGGCATGCACGGGCACCCGGTCGCGAACCGCGCGCTCATGGCGGCGGACGTCATAATCGCGATAGGCTCGCGCTTCAGCGACCGCACGACCGGAAACCGCCAGAGATTCGCCGCCGACGCGAAAATCATACACATAGACCTCGACCCCGCCGAGATAGACAAGACTGTTGAAAGCGACGTCTGGCTCATCGGCGACGCGGGGCGCGTGCTCGGCGAGCTTATGGGCGCGATGCGCAAAAAAATAGCCGACCACGGCGAATGGAACAAGACCCTCGCCGAAATACGGCGCAAAGAACCGATGCCGCACACGTCCATAGACGGAGGCATCGCCCCCTGGCAGGCGCTCGAGGCCCTATGCGAGATAACCGACCACAAAGCGATAATAACCACCGAAGTAGGGCAGAACCAGATGTGGGCGGCGCAGTTCTGCAAAGTCGAGGCTCCGCGCCGCTTCCTCAGCTCAGGCGGCCTCGGCACAATGGGCTTCGGCTTCCCGGCGGCGATAGGCGCGGCATACGCCTGCCCCGGGCAGACCGTCTGCTGCGTCGCGGGAGACGGCAGCCTCATGATGAACATACAGGAGCTGGACACCTGCGCGAGATACGACATCCCGGTAAAAATAGTTCTTCTGAACAACGCCTGCCTCGGAAACGTGCGCCAGTGGCAGTACCTCTTCTACAACTGCCGTTACTCCAACACGATATACAGCCGCAACCCGGACTTCGTCGCGCTCTCTGAGAGCATGGGCGTGCCGGCCTTCTCGGTCTCCTCGCCCGACGAGCTGCGCCCGTCGCTCGAAAAGCTCTTCTCCGAACCGGGGCCGGCGCTCCTCGACGTGAGGATACCGCAGGGAGCGATGGTTTTGCCGATGGTATATCCCGGCAATTCGATAGATAATATGGTTACAGATCTATAA
- the ilvD gene encoding dihydroxy-acid dehydratase produces MNSDKAKKGYMRSPHRSLLKAAGYTDWEIERPWIGIANAYNAVIPGHVHLRNITEAVKAGIYAAGGLPIEFPVIGVCDGIAMNHEGMKFSLPSRELIMDSVEVMARAHAFDGLVLVPNCDKIVPGMAMAAAELNLPAVVVSGGPMMAGQNKGKVLDLNSVFEGVGMRAANKIDDAGLQEIEDNACPGCGSCSGMFTANTMNCMMEVLGLALPGNGTIPAVHAGRIRLAKDAGRAVMDMVEKNIRPRDILTMDAFRNAVAVDLALGGSTNTSLHLPAIAWAAGLELPLDLFNEIGAKVPHLCSMSPGGAHHIEDLWRAGGVQALMKELLDAGLIHGETITVTGHTTAENVANAKVSDAEVIRPIDKPHHKEGGLAFIKGTLAPLGAIVKQAAVAPEMLVHQGPARVFDCEEDASAAIMNNEIKDGDVVVIRYEGPKGGPGMREMLGPTSAIMGQGKGGTVALITDGRFSGATRGASIGHVSPEAAIGGPIGLVEEGDIISINIPEKRLDLLVSEEVLEERRKKFQPHVQPTDSPFLNRYRAFATSGVEGGVLKKQ; encoded by the coding sequence ATGAACAGCGACAAAGCGAAAAAAGGCTATATGCGCAGCCCGCACCGCTCGCTACTCAAAGCGGCGGGCTACACCGACTGGGAGATAGAGCGCCCGTGGATAGGCATAGCGAACGCCTATAACGCGGTCATACCCGGCCACGTCCACCTGCGCAACATAACCGAAGCGGTCAAGGCCGGCATCTACGCCGCCGGCGGGCTCCCGATAGAGTTCCCCGTCATCGGCGTATGCGACGGCATAGCGATGAACCACGAAGGGATGAAATTCTCGCTCCCGAGCCGCGAGCTCATCATGGACTCCGTCGAAGTAATGGCGCGCGCGCACGCCTTCGACGGCCTCGTCCTCGTGCCCAACTGCGACAAAATAGTCCCCGGCATGGCGATGGCGGCTGCGGAGCTGAACCTGCCCGCGGTCGTCGTATCCGGCGGCCCGATGATGGCGGGACAGAACAAAGGCAAAGTCCTCGACCTCAACAGCGTCTTTGAAGGCGTCGGAATGCGCGCCGCGAACAAGATAGACGACGCGGGCCTCCAGGAAATCGAAGACAACGCCTGCCCGGGCTGCGGCTCCTGCTCCGGCATGTTCACCGCCAACACGATGAACTGCATGATGGAAGTCCTCGGCCTCGCCCTTCCCGGCAACGGCACCATACCGGCCGTGCACGCGGGACGCATCCGCCTTGCTAAAGACGCGGGCCGCGCCGTCATGGACATGGTGGAAAAGAACATCCGTCCGCGCGACATACTCACGATGGACGCCTTCCGCAACGCCGTGGCCGTAGACCTCGCGCTCGGCGGCTCCACCAACACCTCGCTCCACCTGCCCGCGATAGCGTGGGCCGCGGGGCTCGAGCTGCCGCTCGACCTCTTCAACGAAATCGGCGCGAAGGTGCCGCACCTCTGCTCCATGAGCCCGGGCGGCGCCCACCACATCGAAGACCTCTGGCGCGCCGGCGGCGTGCAGGCCCTGATGAAAGAGCTGCTCGACGCGGGCCTCATCCACGGCGAAACGATAACGGTAACGGGACACACCACAGCCGAAAACGTCGCGAACGCGAAAGTCTCCGACGCTGAAGTCATCCGCCCGATAGACAAGCCGCACCACAAAGAAGGCGGCCTCGCCTTCATCAAAGGCACGCTCGCCCCGCTCGGCGCGATAGTCAAACAGGCTGCCGTAGCGCCAGAGATGCTCGTCCACCAGGGTCCCGCGCGCGTATTCGACTGCGAAGAGGACGCGAGCGCCGCGATAATGAACAACGAGATTAAAGACGGCGACGTCGTCGTCATCCGCTACGAAGGACCGAAAGGCGGCCCCGGAATGCGCGAAATGCTCGGCCCCACCTCCGCGATAATGGGACAGGGCAAGGGCGGCACCGTCGCGCTCATCACCGACGGACGCTTCTCCGGAGCGACGCGCGGAGCTTCTATAGGCCACGTATCGCCAGAAGCCGCGATAGGCGGCCCGATAGGCCTCGTCGAAGAGGGCGACATCATCTCCATCAACATACCGGAGAAACGGCTCGACCTCCTCGTTTCCGAAGAAGTCCTCGAGGAACGCCGCAAGAAATTCCAGCCGCACGTCCAGCCGACCGACAGCCCGTTCCTCAACCGCTACCGCGCCTTCGCCACCTCCGGCGTAGAGGGCGGCGTACTGAAAAAGCAGTAA
- a CDS encoding sodium/glutamate symporter, whose product MTFWNVVMDFGIMSGLILLSQFLRARLTFMQSWFIPASLLAGLIGLLLGPNGLGIIPFSSAFGQYSGVLIALVFAALPLSQEKSSAANENVGKPVREMWSFQLIVFLGQHSMAMILGVLLFVPIFATPDGFGFMLPVGFVGGHGTAAAVGDSFAKLGWDEAMALGMTSATVGILTGLFIGIALIKYGTIKGYASYISNFVDLPKSFRTGLIPSGEREEMGKETFSSISVDPLAMHAALLFFIVFCAKSIADGVLLINKNFSLPIFSLSVLVGFLLMKILRMGGGEKYIDKKVITRLGSTFTDYLVGFGVASITPSVVVSYALPLTILFAFGVLYNFWLALWFAPRVFTKDWFEKGIFTYGWASGVAAIGITLLRVCDPNFKSTTLDDYSISYLFSNMWGELIIITFAPIMIANGLVLPYTGALVTALIIVVLVSWKVLKVFHAPIHKSTN is encoded by the coding sequence ATGACATTTTGGAATGTCGTAATGGACTTTGGCATCATGAGCGGATTAATTTTGCTGAGCCAATTCTTAAGAGCAAGGCTGACGTTCATGCAGTCATGGTTTATTCCTGCATCTCTGCTTGCCGGGTTGATTGGGCTGCTTTTGGGGCCGAACGGTTTAGGAATCATCCCGTTTTCATCTGCGTTCGGCCAATACTCCGGCGTACTGATAGCTCTGGTGTTTGCCGCCTTGCCGCTTTCTCAGGAGAAAAGCTCTGCTGCCAATGAAAATGTCGGCAAGCCGGTAAGAGAGATGTGGAGTTTTCAGTTGATCGTATTTCTCGGCCAGCATTCGATGGCTATGATATTAGGTGTACTTCTCTTTGTTCCTATTTTCGCTACGCCGGACGGCTTTGGTTTCATGCTTCCTGTCGGTTTTGTCGGAGGACACGGAACAGCCGCCGCAGTAGGAGATTCCTTCGCAAAGCTTGGATGGGACGAAGCTATGGCGCTCGGCATGACTTCCGCGACGGTCGGAATATTGACAGGACTGTTCATAGGCATAGCCCTGATTAAATATGGCACAATCAAAGGATACGCAAGTTATATCTCAAATTTCGTTGACTTGCCCAAGAGTTTCCGTACAGGGCTGATTCCAAGCGGCGAGCGTGAGGAAATGGGAAAGGAAACATTTTCCAGTATTTCCGTTGACCCGCTAGCAATGCACGCGGCGTTGCTGTTCTTTATAGTCTTTTGTGCCAAGTCGATTGCCGATGGAGTACTGCTGATTAATAAAAACTTTAGTTTGCCGATATTCTCTCTATCCGTCTTAGTAGGTTTTCTGCTTATGAAAATATTGAGAATGGGCGGCGGAGAGAAATATATCGATAAAAAGGTCATTACCAGGTTGGGGTCTACGTTTACAGACTACCTTGTCGGCTTCGGCGTAGCATCCATAACACCAAGCGTAGTCGTAAGCTATGCTCTCCCTTTGACGATACTTTTTGCTTTTGGCGTCCTTTATAACTTCTGGCTGGCGCTGTGGTTTGCGCCAAGAGTTTTCACAAAGGATTGGTTTGAAAAAGGGATTTTCACATATGGTTGGGCATCCGGCGTCGCCGCGATAGGTATTACTCTTTTAAGAGTCTGTGATCCTAATTTCAAAAGCACGACGCTTGACGACTATTCAATATCATATCTGTTCAGCAATATGTGGGGTGAATTGATTATCATCACATTCGCTCCGATCATGATCGCCAACGGCCTGGTGCTGCCATACACAGGCGCCTTAGTCACGGCGCTGATTATAGTGGTATTGGTATCCTGGAAAGTGCTGAAAGTATTCCACGCACCTATCCATAAGAGTACTAATTAA
- the ilvC gene encoding ketol-acid reductoisomerase, whose translation MAKVYYDRDADLSFLNGKTIAILGYGSQGHAHAQNLRDSGASVIIGLHEGSKSKAKAEADGFEVYSVEEASKKADFIMFLIPDHLQAETYKTKVAPNMKPDAKLLFAHGFAIHFGQIVPPASHDVFMVAPKGPGHTVRSMYKEGKGVPCLIAIQQDASGKAKEYALAYASAIGGGRAGIIETTFREETETDLFGEQAVLCGGLTELMQQGYRTLVEAGYQPEMAYFECINEMKLIVDMIFEGGISWMRYSISDTAKFGDMTAGPKVIGEESRKAMKQILKDIQDGTFAREWILENQTGRPRMRVWAKAAQEAPNEAVGKELRKMMPWMEQKEIPRF comes from the coding sequence ATGGCAAAGGTTTATTACGACCGCGACGCAGATCTCAGCTTCCTCAACGGCAAGACGATAGCCATCCTCGGCTACGGCAGCCAGGGGCACGCCCACGCGCAGAACCTCCGCGACAGCGGAGCCTCCGTCATCATCGGGCTGCACGAGGGCAGCAAGTCGAAGGCGAAGGCCGAGGCCGACGGATTTGAGGTCTACTCGGTGGAAGAGGCGTCAAAGAAGGCCGACTTCATCATGTTCCTGATCCCGGACCACCTCCAGGCCGAGACCTACAAGACGAAGGTCGCCCCCAACATGAAGCCCGACGCGAAGCTCCTCTTCGCCCACGGCTTCGCCATCCACTTCGGTCAGATAGTCCCGCCCGCGTCGCACGACGTCTTCATGGTCGCGCCGAAGGGCCCGGGCCACACAGTCCGCTCGATGTATAAAGAGGGCAAGGGCGTTCCCTGCCTCATCGCCATCCAGCAGGACGCCAGCGGCAAGGCGAAGGAATACGCCCTCGCCTACGCTTCCGCGATAGGCGGAGGCCGCGCGGGCATCATCGAGACCACCTTCCGCGAGGAGACCGAGACCGACCTCTTCGGCGAGCAGGCCGTCCTCTGCGGCGGACTCACCGAGCTCATGCAGCAGGGCTACAGGACGCTCGTCGAGGCCGGCTACCAGCCCGAGATGGCCTACTTCGAGTGCATCAACGAGATGAAGCTCATCGTAGACATGATCTTCGAGGGCGGCATAAGCTGGATGCGCTACTCCATCAGCGACACCGCGAAGTTCGGCGATATGACCGCCGGCCCGAAGGTCATCGGCGAAGAGTCGCGCAAGGCGATGAAGCAGATACTCAAGGACATACAGGACGGCACCTTCGCGCGCGAGTGGATACTCGAGAACCAGACCGGACGCCCGCGCATGAGGGTTTGGGCGAAAGCCGCGCAGGAAGCCCCGAACGAGGCCGTCGGCAAGGAGCTCCGCAAGATGATGCCGTGGATGGAGCAGAAGGAAATACCGAGATTCTAA
- a CDS encoding sodium/proline symporter: MFVSFFLYLAVIFAIGVVTMRMGRTYEDFLIGGRRIGPWVSSFALITSYMSGYTYTAAPGLGYTGGYSVLWWATGDAPGNALSFGILGRRIRKYSELLGAITLPEYYEKRFNSPALRVISAAIILLTVSMHLVAQWTASGKLLSVVFGTEYFTGMVIGCAVVLIYTIMGGYLAVVYTDFVQGLLMFFGTQMLFWVALGRIGGFAALNDKLGAINPALVTPWGPDMAYYGLLAAATPVILIVMGSFGMPHITIKHFSMKNPDTARQAMLITGVFVVLFSFVYYMTGGLARVILGENLADVEQAGVMLWFKVLPPFWAGFLSSAAVASLMSTADSFLLLLVSTIAHDLLNRFSKNEIPEKKRIAIARALVLIVACVSFAVAMNPPALVFTIVIFVFGGMALAFGVPNLFSIFWKRTTAAGVGACMISSLVVYTGATAAKFSPWGLHPFISGLIVAVAVLVLVSLATEPPKGRALEMFDYAAAYGDVPRSVAAGASASVRAEASLAEAELGNGVDHKVLAGSGAAAAC; encoded by the coding sequence GTGTTTGTTTCATTTTTTCTGTATCTTGCTGTGATTTTCGCCATAGGCGTGGTCACGATGCGTATGGGGCGGACTTATGAAGATTTCCTCATCGGAGGGCGCAGGATAGGCCCGTGGGTATCCTCATTCGCGCTTATCACGTCGTACATGAGCGGCTACACTTATACCGCGGCGCCGGGGCTGGGGTACACCGGCGGTTATTCCGTGCTGTGGTGGGCGACCGGAGACGCTCCCGGCAACGCGCTGAGCTTCGGAATCCTGGGCCGCCGCATCAGAAAGTACTCGGAACTTCTCGGCGCGATCACGCTGCCGGAGTATTACGAGAAGCGCTTTAACTCGCCCGCGCTCCGCGTTATCTCCGCCGCCATCATACTGCTTACGGTGAGCATGCATCTGGTGGCGCAGTGGACGGCCTCCGGGAAGCTTTTGAGCGTGGTCTTCGGTACGGAATATTTTACCGGTATGGTGATAGGCTGCGCCGTCGTGCTGATTTACACGATAATGGGCGGCTATCTCGCCGTCGTATATACGGACTTTGTGCAGGGGCTGCTGATGTTTTTCGGGACGCAGATGCTTTTCTGGGTCGCGCTCGGCAGGATAGGCGGCTTCGCGGCTCTGAACGACAAGCTCGGAGCCATCAACCCGGCGCTCGTTACGCCCTGGGGGCCGGACATGGCGTATTACGGGCTGCTCGCCGCGGCGACGCCGGTCATACTGATCGTAATGGGAAGCTTCGGTATGCCGCATATCACGATCAAACATTTTTCAATGAAAAATCCGGACACGGCGCGTCAGGCGATGCTGATAACTGGCGTGTTCGTCGTTCTCTTCAGCTTCGTCTATTATATGACCGGCGGCCTCGCGCGCGTCATCCTCGGAGAGAACCTGGCCGACGTCGAGCAGGCCGGAGTCATGCTGTGGTTCAAAGTCCTGCCTCCCTTCTGGGCCGGTTTCCTCAGTTCCGCCGCGGTAGCCTCTCTGATGTCTACGGCGGATTCCTTCCTGCTTCTGCTCGTTTCGACGATAGCGCACGATTTGCTCAACAGATTCTCAAAGAATGAGATTCCGGAGAAGAAGCGCATCGCGATCGCCCGCGCGCTCGTCCTGATCGTCGCCTGCGTATCGTTCGCCGTCGCGATGAATCCTCCGGCGCTCGTCTTCACGATAGTCATATTCGTTTTCGGCGGCATGGCGCTCGCCTTCGGCGTGCCGAACCTCTTTTCGATATTCTGGAAACGGACGACCGCGGCAGGGGTCGGCGCCTGCATGATTTCGTCGCTCGTCGTCTATACCGGCGCCACCGCGGCTAAATTTTCGCCGTGGGGCCTGCATCCTTTCATCAGCGGACTGATAGTCGCAGTGGCTGTGCTTGTGCTCGTCTCTCTCGCTACAGAGCCGCCTAAGGGGCGCGCGCTCGAAATGTTCGATTATGCGGCGGCTTATGGAGACGTGCCGCGTTCGGTGGCGGCCGGCGCTTCCGCAAGCGTGCGCGCCGAGGCCAGCCTGGCCGAGGCCGAGCTCGGGAACGGCGTTGATCATAAAGTGCTGGCCGGATCAGGCGCCGCGGCTGCCTGCTAG
- a CDS encoding Fur family transcriptional regulator — MNIEKTLKNAGLRTTRQRRIILELLLACGSPLSHSEILSKIEEHLDRVTLYRTLETLRKAGIVHQVQGIDGVWRFCAHGDESDGCPGDHPHFLCLECGRMFCLADQRMPRVGVPDGVEVEGKQFVVYGRCAECAVQNGVKEEENNE, encoded by the coding sequence TTGAATATAGAAAAGACGCTGAAAAACGCCGGACTCAGAACGACGCGCCAGAGAAGGATCATACTGGAGCTCCTTCTCGCCTGCGGCTCGCCGCTTTCGCACTCGGAAATCCTCTCGAAGATCGAAGAGCATCTTGACCGCGTGACGCTATACCGCACGCTCGAAACTCTGCGCAAGGCCGGCATCGTCCACCAGGTGCAGGGCATCGACGGCGTGTGGCGCTTCTGCGCGCACGGCGACGAATCGGACGGCTGCCCGGGAGACCACCCGCACTTCCTCTGCCTCGAATGCGGCAGGATGTTCTGCCTCGCGGATCAGAGAATGCCGCGCGTCGGCGTGCCGGACGGCGTCGAGGTCGAGGGCAAGCAGTTCGTAGTCTACGGCAGGTGCGCGGAGTGCGCCGTGCAGAACGGAGTCAAGGAGGAGGAAAACAACGAATGA